Below is a window of Prosthecochloris sp. GSB1 DNA.
TTGAAGCGCCGACATCTTCTTCATCGACTTCGTTGAAGCCATGGTGAGCGGATAGGTAACCAGCTTGATCAGCAACGCAAAGATAATGATGATCAGTCCGTAATTACCGATGAACTTGTTGAGCAGATTGAAAATCGGAAGAATGATGTATTCCGCGAAGGGACGGGTCAACCAGTCCCAACCGAAATCCATGATCTTTTCGAGATGAACGTCCAGATCGTGCAGTACGTTGTAATCGATCGGGCCGACAAAAAGCGAAAGGGATTCTCGATGCACCTTCTCTGTGGCCGGAAGTTCGAATTTCAGGGCGGCCGTATAGTCCTCGAAGGTCTTCTCGGCGTTTGTTTTTCCCGTCAGGTAGACACCGCTTGTCGCCGAAGCTGGAATAAGCGATGCGACGAAGTATTTCGTTCGCACAGCCACCCAGCCGGCCAGACCGGACTGTTCCTCGCGGTAGGTTTTTGCGGGATCCGACGCGTCGAGCTTCATCATCCCGCCGCCCATGTAGGCCGCGGCCCATGAGCTCTGGAGTTCATCGTGATCGTTCTTTTCAGAATGCGCCAGCCCGCCGTCCCACTGGATCTGGTACTCGTTCCCTGCGATAGCGTTCTGAAGGCCGTCCATTTCCACGTCATAACCGACGGCATAGCTGTTTCCTGTAAAATTCCAGGTGATGGCTATCTTCCTGCCTGGCGCTGTTTGAAGACCGTAGGTTATGGAAAACGTCCGGTTTCCGCTGAGAGAGATTTCCTTGCTTTCGACGGAAGGAGTAAAATAAAGATCGCGCGTATCGACCTGCTTGCCGTCGGAGGTGAGGAAAAAGAGGGAAAGCGATCCGCTGTCGCTATTCTTTACCAGATCGAACGGCTGGCGTTCGGAGTCGAGGTGCTTCTTCAGAACCATGGACTTGAGAGTGGCGCCGTGCGAAGAGAGCACCGCCGTGAAAAGTTCGTTATCGATCGTGAAAAGCTCCTCGCGGCCCTCCGACGCAACCGAAAACTCACCGTAACTGCTGTTGACGCCTGTCTCCCGAGCCTGTCCGGCAGCGTTTCCATCTGATGCTTTCCCCTCTTCGAAGAGGGTTGTAGCGACCTCCGGACTT
It encodes the following:
- the yidC gene encoding membrane protein insertase YidC, whose product is MDRNSVIGLVLIALIMIVWMRFMAPENKPLQDASPEVATTLFEEGKASDGNAAGQARETGVNSSYGEFSVASEGREELFTIDNELFTAVLSSHGATLKSMVLKKHLDSERQPFDLVKNSDSGSLSLFFLTSDGKQVDTRDLYFTPSVESKEISLSGNRTFSITYGLQTAPGRKIAITWNFTGNSYAVGYDVEMDGLQNAIAGNEYQIQWDGGLAHSEKNDHDELQSSWAAAYMGGGMMKLDASDPAKTYREEQSGLAGWVAVRTKYFVASLIPASATSGVYLTGKTNAEKTFEDYTAALKFELPATEKVHRESLSLFVGPIDYNVLHDLDVHLEKIMDFGWDWLTRPFAEYIILPIFNLLNKFIGNYGLIIIIFALLIKLVTYPLTMASTKSMKKMSALQPVMKELQEKYKDNPAKLQSELGRIYKEAGVNPLGGCLPVLLQMPLLFAMFYVFRSSIQLRQEGFLWAKDLSLPDSILDLGFSIPLYGDHIALFPILMGGAVYLQQKITPTAQTNDQMKAMLYIFPVMMLLFFNNLPAGLGLYYLMFNIFSIAQTYYINKTTSSDDLPNISVSGPAPSKAPKRKKGTKKR